In one window of Micromonospora cathayae DNA:
- a CDS encoding TetR/AcrR family transcriptional regulator, whose protein sequence is MTRRAAEIRLDALLRTACDVIVERGLANTRTADVAQAAGVSQALVFYHFATKDRLLEQAFAYAVEQDLARLDTVVRSAAPPLTKLKKILRLYTPAGRSTSWSLWIDGWSESLRTPELEKVCRRLDLRWRQDLAEVISAGVQDGTFECADPAGAAWRIHAVMDGLAVQLAVHHRVITRRQFGEWIRLVTARELGLDPAQLD, encoded by the coding sequence GTGACGAGACGTGCCGCCGAGATCCGCCTGGATGCCCTGCTGCGCACGGCGTGCGACGTGATCGTGGAACGGGGCCTGGCGAACACCCGGACCGCCGACGTGGCTCAGGCGGCCGGGGTCAGCCAGGCGCTGGTCTTCTACCACTTCGCCACCAAGGACCGGCTGCTGGAGCAGGCGTTCGCGTACGCCGTCGAGCAGGACCTCGCCCGCCTGGACACCGTGGTCCGGTCCGCCGCGCCGCCGCTGACCAAGCTGAAGAAGATCCTTCGGCTCTACACCCCGGCCGGGCGGTCCACCTCGTGGTCGCTGTGGATCGACGGCTGGTCGGAGTCACTGCGCACCCCCGAGCTGGAGAAGGTCTGCCGCCGGCTGGACCTGCGCTGGCGTCAGGACCTCGCCGAGGTGATCTCGGCCGGCGTGCAGGACGGCACCTTCGAGTGCGCCGACCCGGCCGGGGCGGCCTGGCGGATCCACGCGGTGATGGACGGCCTCGCGGTACAGCTCGCGGTGCACCACCGGGTGATCACCCGACGCCAGTTCGGCGAGTGGATCCGCCTGGTCACCGCCCGGGAACTGGGCCTCGACCCGGCCCAACTGGACTGA